The following coding sequences lie in one Steroidobacter denitrificans genomic window:
- a CDS encoding TonB-dependent receptor translates to MCSSVSSRGWIGGLLVAMMAGAIGADAEAARPQGQVSAPLSHPGISALAARRIAAAQMSPVPVAGKMTPAATGTAVGVERETVLEEVVVTATLREQALADVPASITVLSRQTLQDAGRQHFQDVMTSVPNLHWAGGTSRPRFFQIRGVGEREQWEGAPNPSVGFLIDDIDFSGIGMPATSFDVDRIEVLRGPQGLLYGANALAGLIAVRGRAPEQAFGFATEASLAEFGGRSLGAVATGPVQSMNAAWRVSVQRFRSHGFRDNAYLGRDDTDGRDELSARAKWLWQPGEQTRVQLTWLHTDLDNGYDAWSIDNSRRSLADRPGKDAQQADGGALRVETPAGSLGRLTLIATASQADAEYSYDEDWGNADSWAPYVYDYFYSALSTRRGRSLEARLASDDEGHAGELSWLVGAYALDVDHRIDELRDGVFVDPDYPEYSGTSFDRLASRYDAVNAALFGQLEGRLDEHWGWSFGLRAEQRTAHYRDHGIQSGLSRTTDAKQRNRMLGGQASLYFDTSAGLRLYTTLSRGYKAGGFNLGRASALRERFAPEYLWSLDIGAKGEWFDRRLYADIALFHMYRDDMQVSTGIQLEGAAGGYLFLTDNAASGRNTGLEASLRWRALERLELGGTLGLLHSRYSGFHSTGVDVSDRDQAHAPEYQLSLNATWRHPLGWMARVDFVAVDDYYFDVPPIDQRALAYSLTNLKLGYEAERWGVYLWGRNVFDEEYVVRGFYFANEPPDWADKRYTHLGEPRQFGVTARWEF, encoded by the coding sequence ATGTGTAGTTCGGTTTCGAGCCGTGGCTGGATCGGCGGCTTGCTCGTGGCGATGATGGCCGGCGCGATCGGTGCCGACGCCGAGGCGGCGCGGCCGCAGGGGCAGGTATCCGCGCCTTTATCTCATCCCGGGATTTCTGCTTTGGCCGCCCGGAGGATCGCTGCGGCTCAGATGTCGCCGGTACCGGTCGCCGGGAAGATGACCCCGGCGGCTACCGGGACTGCCGTCGGCGTGGAACGCGAGACCGTCCTGGAAGAAGTCGTCGTGACCGCCACCCTGCGCGAGCAGGCACTGGCCGACGTCCCTGCGAGCATCACCGTTCTGAGCCGTCAGACTCTGCAGGACGCAGGCCGGCAGCATTTCCAGGATGTCATGACGAGCGTACCCAATCTGCATTGGGCAGGCGGCACTTCACGGCCGCGCTTTTTTCAGATTCGCGGCGTCGGGGAACGTGAACAATGGGAAGGTGCGCCCAATCCTTCGGTGGGGTTCCTGATCGACGATATCGATTTCAGCGGTATCGGCATGCCGGCCACGTCCTTCGACGTGGATCGCATCGAGGTGCTGCGTGGGCCACAGGGCCTGCTTTATGGCGCGAATGCGCTGGCCGGCCTCATCGCGGTACGTGGGCGCGCCCCCGAGCAGGCGTTCGGCTTTGCGACCGAAGCCTCGCTGGCGGAGTTCGGCGGCCGCTCGCTGGGCGCGGTTGCGACCGGTCCCGTACAGTCGATGAACGCCGCCTGGCGAGTGTCCGTACAGCGTTTTCGCAGCCACGGCTTTCGCGATAATGCCTATTTGGGGCGCGACGACACCGATGGCCGCGATGAACTCAGCGCGCGCGCGAAATGGCTGTGGCAGCCGGGAGAACAGACCCGCGTGCAATTGACCTGGTTGCACACCGATCTGGATAACGGTTATGACGCCTGGTCGATCGATAATTCGCGCCGTTCCCTCGCCGATCGTCCCGGCAAGGACGCCCAGCAGGCCGATGGCGGCGCGCTGCGTGTGGAAACACCTGCGGGCTCGTTGGGCCGGTTGACCTTGATTGCGACGGCTTCGCAGGCGGATGCGGAGTATAGCTACGACGAGGATTGGGGTAACGCCGACAGCTGGGCACCCTATGTCTACGATTATTTCTATAGCGCACTGAGCACCCGGCGGGGCCGCAGCCTGGAGGCGCGGCTGGCCTCGGATGATGAGGGCCACGCCGGCGAGCTGTCCTGGCTGGTGGGTGCCTACGCCCTGGATGTCGATCACCGCATCGATGAACTGCGCGACGGTGTGTTCGTCGATCCGGACTATCCGGAATATTCCGGTACCAGCTTCGATCGGCTGGCGAGCCGCTACGATGCCGTCAATGCCGCTTTGTTCGGTCAGCTCGAAGGCAGACTGGACGAGCACTGGGGATGGTCGTTCGGGCTGCGTGCGGAACAGCGCACGGCGCACTACCGCGATCACGGCATCCAGAGCGGGCTGTCGCGTACAACCGATGCGAAGCAGCGCAACCGCATGCTCGGCGGACAGGCGTCCTTGTACTTCGATACGAGCGCCGGCCTGAGGTTGTATACGACCTTGTCGCGCGGCTACAAGGCGGGGGGATTCAATCTTGGCCGAGCCTCGGCCCTGCGCGAGCGTTTTGCGCCGGAGTATTTGTGGAGCCTGGACATCGGTGCCAAGGGCGAGTGGTTCGACCGGCGTCTGTATGCGGATATCGCGTTGTTCCATATGTACCGCGACGATATGCAAGTCTCCACGGGTATCCAGCTGGAGGGTGCGGCCGGCGGCTATCTGTTTTTGACCGACAATGCCGCCAGCGGGCGCAACACCGGATTGGAGGCCAGCCTGCGCTGGCGGGCGTTGGAGCGGTTGGAACTCGGCGGGACGCTGGGTCTGCTGCATAGCCGTTATTCGGGGTTTCACTCGACCGGCGTCGATGTCAGCGACCGTGATCAGGCGCACGCGCCCGAGTATCAGCTTTCGCTCAATGCGACCTGGCGACACCCGCTCGGCTGGATGGCCAGAGTCGATTTCGTTGCGGTCGACGACTATTACTTCGATGTGCCTCCGATAGATCAGCGCGCGCTGGCGTATTCGCTTACGAACCTGAAGCTCGGTTATGAAGCGGAGCGCTGGGGCGTGTATCTGTGGGGCCGCAATGTATTTGACGAGGAATACGTGGTGCGTGGCTTCTATTTTGCAAACGAGCCGCCGGACTGGGCTGACAAGCGCTACACCCATCTCGGAGAACCACGTCAGTTCGGTGTCACGGCGCGTTGGGAGTTCTGA
- a CDS encoding thiamine-binding protein — protein sequence MMRTAVEISLYPLDADFIPAVKGFIERLNAYPELQITTNAMSTQIAGEHVRLFEILGMETAASFSEAGRKVFVMKVLGGSAP from the coding sequence ATGATGCGTACTGCAGTAGAAATCAGCCTGTATCCGCTCGATGCGGATTTCATTCCTGCCGTCAAGGGATTCATCGAGCGTCTGAACGCCTATCCGGAGCTTCAGATCACGACGAATGCGATGAGTACCCAGATCGCAGGTGAGCATGTGCGGTTGTTCGAGATTCTAGGCATGGAGACCGCAGCAAGCTTCAGTGAGGCCGGCCGCAAGGTTTTCGTGATGAAAGTGCTGGGCGGATCGGCGCCGTAG
- the pnuC gene encoding nicotinamide riboside transporter PnuC, which produces MQEPLEQLLATSPWEAGAALLGLAYLLLAVRRSLLCWLCAFISTAIYLVLFARAFLYMQSVLQVFYLIMAVYGFSQWRRGRDAAGEVLIRSWSARRHVVAAVLIVGVSLANGWLLSRTDAAAPYLDAFVTWGSIVTTWMVARRVIENWLYWIVVDGAAAWLYFTQGLLVTTALFIVYLGIVVHGYLVWRRRQRVQDEDDQGQSRSAHAEVAAAGNGGRPWAP; this is translated from the coding sequence ATGCAGGAGCCGCTTGAGCAGTTGCTGGCGACGTCGCCCTGGGAGGCCGGGGCGGCCTTGCTGGGGCTCGCCTACCTGCTGCTGGCCGTTCGCCGCAGTCTGCTGTGCTGGCTGTGCGCGTTCATCAGTACCGCAATCTACCTGGTGCTGTTCGCGCGCGCGTTTCTGTACATGCAGTCGGTGCTGCAGGTGTTCTACCTGATCATGGCGGTTTACGGCTTTTCGCAATGGCGCCGGGGGCGCGATGCCGCCGGGGAGGTGCTGATCCGCTCCTGGAGCGCGCGGCGGCATGTCGTGGCGGCTGTGTTGATCGTTGGCGTTTCTTTGGCGAACGGCTGGCTGTTGTCACGCACCGATGCGGCGGCGCCCTACCTCGATGCATTCGTGACCTGGGGCAGCATCGTCACGACCTGGATGGTGGCGCGCCGGGTGATCGAAAACTGGCTGTACTGGATCGTGGTCGACGGCGCGGCAGCCTGGCTGTATTTCACGCAGGGATTGCTGGTCACCACTGCATTGTTCATCGTCTATCTCGGCATCGTGGTGCATGGATATCTGGTATGGCGCCGCCGGCAGCGCGTGCAGGACGAGGACGATCAGGGTCAGTCGCGAAGCGCCCATGCCGAAGTGGCGGCTGCAGGTAACGGCGGGCGACCGTGGGCGCCATAA
- a CDS encoding choline/ethanolamine kinase family protein, with translation MGAINHIAPAVLAAAQVLGLEAAAITSVTDIKHGLTNRSWLVRADGEALVVRLSDAAEDALQIDRASEARILSAVAAAGIGPGVLHCDPDRHILVTRYLGPTWSFEAAGDERNIERLAVLLRRLHRLTPPASVRRVDLTATVEGYWRTLDEHAADAPALHSLRSRARQVAGCLDRDAIACLCHNDVHHLNIVEVPGGDTLRLIDWEYAGIGEPMFDLAAACVYHRHDRARRQRLLAAYLDGVEPAAWHRLELACWLFEYVRELWTAVRELAS, from the coding sequence GTGGGCGCCATAAACCACATTGCACCGGCCGTTCTTGCCGCCGCACAGGTGCTCGGGCTGGAAGCCGCCGCCATCACCAGCGTAACGGATATCAAGCACGGTCTGACCAATCGAAGCTGGCTGGTACGGGCGGACGGTGAAGCGCTGGTGGTGCGGCTCAGCGATGCGGCCGAGGATGCGCTCCAGATCGATCGTGCCAGCGAGGCTCGTATCCTGTCCGCGGTCGCCGCCGCCGGTATCGGACCCGGTGTGCTGCATTGTGACCCCGACCGGCATATTCTGGTGACGCGCTATCTGGGGCCGACCTGGAGCTTCGAGGCCGCGGGCGATGAACGCAACATCGAGCGTCTCGCCGTGCTATTGCGGCGTCTGCATCGCCTTACACCGCCGGCATCGGTTCGGCGGGTCGATCTGACGGCGACGGTGGAAGGCTACTGGCGCACACTCGATGAACATGCCGCCGATGCACCGGCACTGCACTCTCTGCGCAGCCGAGCACGACAGGTTGCCGGTTGCCTGGATCGTGATGCGATTGCCTGTTTGTGCCACAACGACGTGCATCATCTGAACATCGTCGAGGTTCCAGGCGGCGACACTTTACGGTTGATCGACTGGGAGTATGCCGGCATCGGCGAGCCCATGTTCGACCTCGCTGCCGCGTGCGTCTATCACCGTCATGATCGGGCTCGTCGGCAGCGGCTGCTGGCTGCCTATCTGGACGGTGTCGAACCAGCCGCATGGCACCGCCTGGAACTCGCCTGCTGGCTGTTCGAGTATGTTCGCGAGCTGTGGACGGCCGTGCGGGAACTCGCGTCGTAG
- a CDS encoding PhzF family phenazine biosynthesis isomerase gives MSNRRPCRLFHVDAFTRERFCGNPAIIVLDADALSEEQMQTMAAEINGETAFVLEAESSDHDLQIKYFTPRHPVAFVGHATIAAHYVLAKKMDMPERRLRLRTDVGIVEIDVTQVDGDFRIGITQNPPMLGPVIPDHHRRQVLDALGISSPSLHGDCPLQIMTKGGARLLIGLNSVALLDSLKPNFEELARLTSHVGAEGYFVFAAADGTDGQDGQIETISRMFVPARGIPEDPVSGNAHSMLGVYLVNNGLLTPREGRAVLRGRQGMWMRRPGTVEIEVECSGRVAQSVRIIGDAVIIYEAEIPV, from the coding sequence ATGTCCAATCGCCGTCCATGCCGGCTTTTCCACGTCGATGCGTTCACGCGTGAGCGTTTTTGCGGCAACCCCGCCATCATCGTGCTGGACGCCGACGCGCTGTCGGAGGAGCAGATGCAGACGATGGCCGCCGAGATCAACGGCGAAACCGCCTTTGTGCTCGAAGCGGAGTCCAGCGATCACGATCTGCAGATCAAGTATTTCACGCCCCGCCACCCGGTCGCTTTCGTAGGGCACGCGACCATTGCGGCGCATTATGTACTTGCGAAAAAGATGGACATGCCGGAGCGCCGCCTGCGCCTGCGCACCGACGTCGGAATCGTCGAGATCGACGTGACGCAAGTCGACGGAGATTTCCGGATCGGCATTACCCAGAATCCGCCGATGCTCGGTCCGGTCATTCCCGATCATCATCGTCGTCAGGTGCTCGACGCACTGGGTATTTCCAGCCCCAGCTTGCATGGTGACTGCCCGCTGCAAATCATGACGAAAGGCGGCGCGCGACTGTTGATCGGCCTGAATTCCGTCGCGCTGCTGGATTCTTTGAAGCCGAATTTCGAAGAACTGGCGCGCCTCACCTCGCACGTCGGGGCGGAAGGCTACTTCGTGTTCGCAGCGGCGGACGGCACCGATGGGCAGGACGGACAGATCGAAACGATCTCGCGCATGTTCGTGCCCGCAAGGGGCATTCCCGAAGACCCGGTCAGCGGCAATGCCCACAGCATGCTCGGCGTCTACCTGGTGAACAACGGCCTGCTCACACCTCGTGAGGGCCGGGCTGTACTGCGCGGCCGGCAGGGCATGTGGATGCGCCGTCCCGGCACCGTGGAAATCGAAGTCGAATGCTCCGGCCGCGTCGCACAGTCGGTGCGCATCATCGGCGATGCCGTGATCATATACGAAGCCGAGATCCCGGTGTAG
- the gpmA gene encoding 2,3-diphosphoglycerate-dependent phosphoglycerate mutase yields MPGKLVLIRHGQSTWNLENLFTGWVDVDLTDQGLAEARAAGRLLKTEGFAFDLAFTSVLKRAIRTLWVILDEMDLMWLPVERSWRLNERHYGALQGLDKAQTVHKHGAEQVKLWRRSYDVPPPPLPIDDPRHPRFERRYASLPPQELPAAESLKTTLDRVLPYWNSRLAPELAAGRNVLVVAHGNSLRALVKMLDGMSDTDIVEFNIPTGVPIHYELDDALKPVSRRFLGDPEAIKAAADAVAKQTETKK; encoded by the coding sequence ATGCCTGGAAAACTCGTTCTGATCCGCCACGGACAAAGCACCTGGAACCTGGAGAATCTGTTCACCGGCTGGGTCGACGTCGACCTGACCGATCAGGGACTCGCGGAAGCACGCGCGGCCGGCCGGCTGCTGAAGACGGAAGGATTCGCGTTCGACCTGGCGTTCACCTCGGTGCTCAAGCGCGCCATTCGTACCTTGTGGGTGATCCTGGATGAAATGGACCTGATGTGGCTGCCCGTGGAGCGCAGCTGGCGCTTGAATGAGCGTCACTACGGCGCGCTCCAGGGTCTGGACAAGGCGCAGACCGTCCACAAGCATGGCGCCGAGCAAGTGAAACTCTGGCGCCGCAGCTACGACGTGCCGCCGCCGCCGCTGCCGATCGATGATCCCCGCCATCCGCGCTTCGAGCGGCGCTATGCGAGTCTGCCACCCCAGGAACTGCCTGCCGCGGAGTCGCTGAAGACCACCCTGGACCGGGTACTGCCCTATTGGAACAGCCGCCTGGCGCCTGAACTTGCGGCTGGACGCAACGTGCTGGTCGTCGCGCACGGCAACAGCCTGCGCGCCCTGGTGAAAATGCTCGATGGCATGTCCGACACCGACATCGTCGAGTTCAATATTCCCACCGGAGTGCCCATTCATTACGAGCTCGACGACGCGCTGAAACCCGTCTCGCGCCGTTTCCTGGGCGATCCCGAGGCCATCAAGGCCGCGGCGGACGCGGTGGCCAAGCAGACCGAGACGAAAAAATAG